In a genomic window of Nesterenkonia halotolerans:
- a CDS encoding ABC transporter ATP-binding protein, whose amino-acid sequence MKPLNSPNPVHEAVRAESLTKVYGDGDTAVKPLQELSVSFPAGCFTAVMGPSGSGKSTLMHVLAGLDVPDSGTITLATESGPVSLAGLSEKQLTLVRRANIGFIFQAYNLVPAMTAEENILLPTSLSGGRNVDSEFFDQVVDRLGLADRLGHRPFELSGGQQQRVAVARALVSRPAVVFADEPTGNLDQTAGAEVLDLLRTAVDEFGQTVIMVTHDATAAAQADSTVLLSDGRVVETLHHPSAPQLAAAMLQAASSGSAGSASGHDRVTEAGPQR is encoded by the coding sequence ATGAAACCACTGAACAGCCCAAACCCTGTCCACGAAGCCGTGCGCGCCGAATCGCTGACCAAGGTCTATGGTGACGGTGACACCGCCGTGAAACCTTTGCAGGAGCTGAGCGTCAGTTTCCCCGCTGGGTGCTTCACCGCAGTCATGGGGCCCTCGGGTTCGGGCAAGTCGACGTTGATGCACGTGCTGGCGGGGCTCGATGTCCCGGATTCAGGCACGATCACGTTGGCCACGGAAAGTGGACCAGTGAGTCTCGCGGGGCTTTCCGAGAAGCAGCTCACGCTGGTGCGTCGAGCTAACATCGGCTTCATCTTCCAGGCGTACAACCTGGTCCCGGCCATGACTGCTGAAGAGAATATTCTGCTGCCCACTTCTCTGAGCGGTGGCCGCAATGTCGACAGCGAGTTCTTCGATCAGGTGGTGGATCGGCTGGGGCTCGCAGATCGGCTCGGTCACCGTCCCTTTGAGCTCTCCGGTGGTCAGCAGCAACGGGTCGCGGTCGCACGAGCGTTGGTCTCACGCCCCGCAGTGGTCTTCGCCGATGAACCTACCGGGAACCTGGATCAGACTGCCGGAGCCGAAGTGCTGGACCTGCTGCGTACTGCGGTCGATGAATTCGGCCAGACCGTGATCATGGTGACCCACGATGCGACCGCCGCAGCCCAGGCAGACAGCACCGTGCTGCTCTCCGACGGCCGCGTGGTGGAGACACTGCACCACCCGTCCGCCCCGCAGCTGGCCGCAGCGATGCTCCAGGCGGCGTCGTCGGGATCGGCCGGGTCTGCCTCAGGCCATGACCGGGTTACCGAGGCGGGGCCGCAGCGATGA